In a genomic window of Poecilia reticulata strain Guanapo linkage group LG22, Guppy_female_1.0+MT, whole genome shotgun sequence:
- the lg22h14orf180 gene encoding nutritionally-regulated adipose and cardiac enriched protein homolog isoform X1: MLNGGREGLFELGQQFQQQGEYQAALHCFLSCLLGLTHVQSFTSLPNCLHQIAELFITEKNYGKALQFIQAEKMFYEVALIELTALQGSPGPQEEATLGSAGWTNPEELSEQASQAQHLERLAQLCIMSKQPHLALEYSGKATKIHQRTFGNDHPITARSLELMATVYAEIGKTEYSDSLGQCVSALSKRFAAAESLRDTVNCLPHSHREKVCEVRHRKDAHHQQEDTPNPKATSGKVPTSILKRPSPNYGSDAETNHRRKGERRVRFREPETTVHDIYCDPLGAYETTPARPHLALFTCLFLLMSFLGVAMYCTDRRRPQRACEELEAALAVYLVHMKQLLWGCWIWLTMQ, translated from the exons ATGCTGAACGGAGGGAGGGAGGGCCTGTTTGAGCTGGGACAGCAGTTCCAGCAGCAGGGGGAGTACCAGGCCGCCCTCCACTGCTTCCTCAGCTGTCTTCTGGGACTGACCCATGTACAGAGCTTCACCTCTCTGCCCAACTGCCTGCACCAG ATTGCTGAACTGTTCATCACTGAAAAGAACT ATGGGAAGGCCCTCCAGTTCATCCAGGCTGAAAAGATGTTCTACGAAGTGGCATTGATCGAGCTCACTGCTCTTCAGGGGAGTCCAG GGCCTCAGGAGGAGGCCACCCTGGGCTCTGCAGGATGGACAAACCCAGAGGAGCTGTCAGAGCAGGCCTCTCAAGCGCAACACCTCGAACGGCTGGCTCAGCTCTGCATCATGAGCAAACA ACCACATCTTGCCCTAGAATACAGCGGTAAG GCTACCAAGATTCATCAGAGGACCTTCGGTAACGACCATCCAATAACTGCCAGAAGCCTGGAGCTCATGGCAACCGTCTATGCTGAGATCGGCAAGACTGAATACTCAG ACTCTCTGGGCCAGTGCGTGTCGGCGCTGTCCAAACGCTTCGCTGCTGCAGAGTCCCTCAGAGACACCGTCAACTGTCTTCCTCATTCCCACCGCGAGAAAGTTTGCGAGGTGCGTCACAGAAAAGACGCGCACCACCAACAGGAAGACACGCCAAATCCTAAG GCAACCAGTGGCAAAGTCCCTACCTCCATTCTAAAGAGGCCAAGTCCTAATTATGGGTCAGACGCAGAAACCAACCACAGACGGAAGGGCGAGCGCAGGGTTCGATTCAGGGAGCCGGAGACCACAGTACACG ATATTTACTGTGACCCTTTAGGTG CCTATGAGACAACGCCGGCCCGGCCCCATCTTGCCCTGTTCACCTGCCTCTTCCTGCTCATGTCATTCCTCGGCGTTGCGATGTACTGCACCGACCGCAGGCGGCCGCAGAGAGCATGCGAGGAGCTGGAGGCTGCTTTGGCCGTCTACCTGGTTCACATGAAGCAGCTCCTGTGGGGCTGCTGGATATGGCTGACCATGCAGTGA
- the lg22h14orf180 gene encoding nutritionally-regulated adipose and cardiac enriched protein homolog isoform X2 has product MLNGGREGLFELGQQFQQQGEYQAALHCFLSCLLGLTHVQSFTSLPNCLHQIAELFITEKNYGKALQFIQAEKMFYEVALIELTALQGSPGPQEEATLGSAGWTNPEELSEQASQAQHLERLAQLCIMSKQPHLALEYSGKATKIHQRTFGNDHPITARSLELMATVYAEIGKTEYSDSLGQCVSALSKRFAAAESLRDTVNCLPHSHREKVCEVRHRKDAHHQQEDTPNPKATSGKVPTSILKRPSPNYGSDAETNHRRKGERRVRFREPETTVHAYETTPARPHLALFTCLFLLMSFLGVAMYCTDRRRPQRACEELEAALAVYLVHMKQLLWGCWIWLTMQ; this is encoded by the exons ATGCTGAACGGAGGGAGGGAGGGCCTGTTTGAGCTGGGACAGCAGTTCCAGCAGCAGGGGGAGTACCAGGCCGCCCTCCACTGCTTCCTCAGCTGTCTTCTGGGACTGACCCATGTACAGAGCTTCACCTCTCTGCCCAACTGCCTGCACCAG ATTGCTGAACTGTTCATCACTGAAAAGAACT ATGGGAAGGCCCTCCAGTTCATCCAGGCTGAAAAGATGTTCTACGAAGTGGCATTGATCGAGCTCACTGCTCTTCAGGGGAGTCCAG GGCCTCAGGAGGAGGCCACCCTGGGCTCTGCAGGATGGACAAACCCAGAGGAGCTGTCAGAGCAGGCCTCTCAAGCGCAACACCTCGAACGGCTGGCTCAGCTCTGCATCATGAGCAAACA ACCACATCTTGCCCTAGAATACAGCGGTAAG GCTACCAAGATTCATCAGAGGACCTTCGGTAACGACCATCCAATAACTGCCAGAAGCCTGGAGCTCATGGCAACCGTCTATGCTGAGATCGGCAAGACTGAATACTCAG ACTCTCTGGGCCAGTGCGTGTCGGCGCTGTCCAAACGCTTCGCTGCTGCAGAGTCCCTCAGAGACACCGTCAACTGTCTTCCTCATTCCCACCGCGAGAAAGTTTGCGAGGTGCGTCACAGAAAAGACGCGCACCACCAACAGGAAGACACGCCAAATCCTAAG GCAACCAGTGGCAAAGTCCCTACCTCCATTCTAAAGAGGCCAAGTCCTAATTATGGGTCAGACGCAGAAACCAACCACAGACGGAAGGGCGAGCGCAGGGTTCGATTCAGGGAGCCGGAGACCACAGTACACG CCTATGAGACAACGCCGGCCCGGCCCCATCTTGCCCTGTTCACCTGCCTCTTCCTGCTCATGTCATTCCTCGGCGTTGCGATGTACTGCACCGACCGCAGGCGGCCGCAGAGAGCATGCGAGGAGCTGGAGGCTGCTTTGGCCGTCTACCTGGTTCACATGAAGCAGCTCCTGTGGGGCTGCTGGATATGGCTGACCATGCAGTGA